A region from the Benincasa hispida cultivar B227 chromosome 10, ASM972705v1, whole genome shotgun sequence genome encodes:
- the LOC120087783 gene encoding exosome complex component RRP41-like isoform X1, whose product MAKKATPTTTTYSPSPTIQKTRPPIFRTGDVDWVRSDGRGFHQCRPAFFRTGAVNAASGSAYAEFGNTKVIVSVFGPRESKKAMMYSDIGRLNCSVSYTTFSTPVRGQGSENKEFSSMLHKALEGAIMLETFPKTTVDVFALVLESGGSDLPVVISCASLALADAGIMLYDLVASVSVSCFGKNLLIDPTLEEENYQDGSLMITCMPSRYEVTQLTITGEWSTAKINEGMQLCLDASCKLVEIMRSCLKESAATISEE is encoded by the exons ATGGCTAAAAAAGCGACACCAACTACCACAACGTATTCTCCGTCTCCTACTATCCAGAAAACTAGGCCACCCATCTTCAGAACCGGCGACGTCGACTGGGTTCGCTCCGATGGCCGAGGCTTCCACCAATGCCGGCCTGCTT TTTTTAGGACTGGTGCTGTAAATGCTGCTTCAGGATCTGCTTATGCAGAGTTCGGTAATACCAAGGTCATTGTTTCTGT ATTTGGCCCTAGAGAAAGTAAGAAAGCAATGATGTACAGTGATATTGGCCGGCTCAATTGTAGTGTGAGTTATACAACATTTTCCACTCCAGTTCGTGGACAG GGATCAGAAAACAAGGAGTTCTCCTCAATGTTACATAAAGCTTTGGAAGGGGCAATAATGTTGGAGACATTTCCCAAGACAACCGTGGATGTATTTGCCTTGGTGCTGGAATCTGGAGGCA GTGATCTTCCTGTTGTAATATCATGTGCCAGCCTTGCTCTTGCCGATGCTGGAATTATGCTTTATGATCTTGTTGCCTCAGTTTCTGTG AGCTGCTTTGGTAAGAATCTTCTTATTGATCCTACgttggaagaagaaaactacCAAGATGGAAGTCTTATGATAACCTGTATGCCATCTCGTTACGAAGTCACTCAGCTCACAATTACAGGCGAATGGTCAACTGCTAAAATTAATGAG GGTATGCAGCTTTGCCTTGATGCTTCATGTAAGCTCGTGGAGATCATGCGGTCGTGCTTGAAGGAATCTGCCGCCACCATTTCTGAGGAATAA
- the LOC120087783 gene encoding exosome complex component RRP41-like isoform X2 — MAEASTNAGLLVCLSCPFLFFLFALSRCSSPHNIALVFRTGAVNAASGSAYAEFGNTKVIVSVFGPRESKKAMMYSDIGRLNCSVSYTTFSTPVRGQGSENKEFSSMLHKALEGAIMLETFPKTTVDVFALVLESGGSDLPVVISCASLALADAGIMLYDLVASVSVSCFGKNLLIDPTLEEENYQDGSLMITCMPSRYEVTQLTITGEWSTAKINEGMQLCLDASCKLVEIMRSCLKESAATISEE; from the exons ATGGCCGAGGCTTCCACCAATGCCGGCCTGCTTGTGTGTCTATCTTGCCCGTTTCTGTTTTTCTTATTTGCTCTGTCTCGGTGCTCTAGTCCACATAATATAGCATTAG TTTTTAGGACTGGTGCTGTAAATGCTGCTTCAGGATCTGCTTATGCAGAGTTCGGTAATACCAAGGTCATTGTTTCTGT ATTTGGCCCTAGAGAAAGTAAGAAAGCAATGATGTACAGTGATATTGGCCGGCTCAATTGTAGTGTGAGTTATACAACATTTTCCACTCCAGTTCGTGGACAG GGATCAGAAAACAAGGAGTTCTCCTCAATGTTACATAAAGCTTTGGAAGGGGCAATAATGTTGGAGACATTTCCCAAGACAACCGTGGATGTATTTGCCTTGGTGCTGGAATCTGGAGGCA GTGATCTTCCTGTTGTAATATCATGTGCCAGCCTTGCTCTTGCCGATGCTGGAATTATGCTTTATGATCTTGTTGCCTCAGTTTCTGTG AGCTGCTTTGGTAAGAATCTTCTTATTGATCCTACgttggaagaagaaaactacCAAGATGGAAGTCTTATGATAACCTGTATGCCATCTCGTTACGAAGTCACTCAGCTCACAATTACAGGCGAATGGTCAACTGCTAAAATTAATGAG GGTATGCAGCTTTGCCTTGATGCTTCATGTAAGCTCGTGGAGATCATGCGGTCGTGCTTGAAGGAATCTGCCGCCACCATTTCTGAGGAATAA
- the LOC120087783 gene encoding exosome complex component RRP41-like isoform X3, giving the protein MPACLFFRTGAVNAASGSAYAEFGNTKVIVSVFGPRESKKAMMYSDIGRLNCSVSYTTFSTPVRGQGSENKEFSSMLHKALEGAIMLETFPKTTVDVFALVLESGGSDLPVVISCASLALADAGIMLYDLVASVSVSCFGKNLLIDPTLEEENYQDGSLMITCMPSRYEVTQLTITGEWSTAKINEGMQLCLDASCKLVEIMRSCLKESAATISEE; this is encoded by the exons ATGCCGGCCTGCTTGT TTTTTAGGACTGGTGCTGTAAATGCTGCTTCAGGATCTGCTTATGCAGAGTTCGGTAATACCAAGGTCATTGTTTCTGT ATTTGGCCCTAGAGAAAGTAAGAAAGCAATGATGTACAGTGATATTGGCCGGCTCAATTGTAGTGTGAGTTATACAACATTTTCCACTCCAGTTCGTGGACAG GGATCAGAAAACAAGGAGTTCTCCTCAATGTTACATAAAGCTTTGGAAGGGGCAATAATGTTGGAGACATTTCCCAAGACAACCGTGGATGTATTTGCCTTGGTGCTGGAATCTGGAGGCA GTGATCTTCCTGTTGTAATATCATGTGCCAGCCTTGCTCTTGCCGATGCTGGAATTATGCTTTATGATCTTGTTGCCTCAGTTTCTGTG AGCTGCTTTGGTAAGAATCTTCTTATTGATCCTACgttggaagaagaaaactacCAAGATGGAAGTCTTATGATAACCTGTATGCCATCTCGTTACGAAGTCACTCAGCTCACAATTACAGGCGAATGGTCAACTGCTAAAATTAATGAG GGTATGCAGCTTTGCCTTGATGCTTCATGTAAGCTCGTGGAGATCATGCGGTCGTGCTTGAAGGAATCTGCCGCCACCATTTCTGAGGAATAA
- the LOC120089433 gene encoding protein CNGC15b, whose amino-acid sequence MAYGNSRSIRFQDDLESSALPTINGGSVTKIIYNIDGTQIPESSSKRTVASRKSGRSLRAKVLSRVFSEDYERVQRKILDPRGQVIRRWNKIFLVACLVSLFVDPLFFYLPVVRDEVCIDIGVGLEVVLTTIRSIADVFYTIQIFIKFRTAYVAPSSRVFGRGELVIDPCKIAIRYLRHGFWIDLIAAVPVPQVLIWIVIPNLSGSTMTNTKNFLRFFLIFQYLPRLFLIFPLSTQIVKATGLVTQTAWAGAAYNLILYMLASHVLGACWYLLSIERQEACWRRLCMFDKSCTDGFFDCHKVDNPQRDSWFNKSNIKSSCNPNGSFYQFGIYGDAITFHVTTSAFFNKYFYCLWWGLKNLSSLGQNLATSTFVGEIIFAIIVATLGLVLFALLIGNMQKYLQSTTVRLEEWRIRRTDTEQWMHHRQLPPELRQSVRRYDQYKWVATRGVDEEVLLRSLPLDLRRDIKRHLCLDLVRRVPLFDQMDERMLDAICERLKPALSTEGTFLVREGDPVNEMLFIIRGHLDSYTTNGGRTGFFNSCRIGPGDFCGEELLTWALDPRPSVVLPSSTRTVKAISEVEAFALIAEDLKFVSSQFRRLHSKQLRHKFRFYSHQWRTWAACFVQAAWRRYKRRKERAELRARESYPATKVESPLSPPTTSNLDSRPGNARRGLNKRCVSDAGVVSSLQKPEEPDFSIVEE is encoded by the exons ATGGCTTATGGTAATTCTAGATCCATAAG GTTCCAAGATGATCTCGAATCGTCTGCCCTGCCTACTATCAATGGTGGCAGTGTCACAAAGATCATATATAACATTGATGGCACACAAATACCGGAATCGAGCAGCAAGAGAACTGTGGCTTCTAGGAAGTCTGGAAGATCCCTGAGAGCTAAAGTTTTGTCTAGAGTTTTCTCAGAAGATTATGAGAGAGtacaaagaaaaatattggaTCCTAGGGGACAAGTCATAAGGCGATGGAATAAGATATTTTTAGTTGCTTGTTTAGTCTCTTTGTTTGTAGACCCTCTTTTCTTTTACCTGCCTGTGGTCAGGGATGAGGTGTGCATCGATATAGGAGTAGGTCTTGAAGTCGTCCTCACAACTATAAGATCAATAGCTGATGTTTTCTACACAATTCAGATTTTCATTAAGTTCCGTACAGCTTATGTTGCGCCCTCTTCTCGTGTATTTGGGAGAGGAGAGCTTGTTATAGATCCTTGTAAGATAGCAATAAGGTATCTACGCCATGGTTTCTGGATTGATCTCATTGCAGCCGTGCCAGTTCCACAG GTACTGATCTGGATTGTCATTCCCAACCTTAGTGGTTCAACAATGACGAACACCAAGAACTTCCTAAGGTTCTTCCTCATATTCCAGTACCTCCCAAGGCTTTTTCTCATATTTCCTCTCTCAACACAAATTGTTAAGGCCACTGGACTTGTGACACAAACAGCATGGGCTGGAGCTGCTTATAACCTGATTCTTTATATGTTGGCAAGCCAT GTTTTAGGAGCCTGCTGGTACCTTCTTTCAATTGAGCGTCAAGAAGCATGCTGGAGAAGACTTTGTATGTTTGACAAATCTTGTACAGATGGATTCTTCGACTGTCATAAGGTCGATAACCCTCAAAGGGACTCGTGGTTTAATAAGAGCAACATTAAAAGTTCATGCAATCCAAATGGTTCCTTTTATCAATTCGGTATATATGGTGATGCAATAACTTTCCATGTCACAACCTCAGCATTTTTCAACAAGTACTTCTACTGTCTTTGGTGGGGCCTGAAAAATCTCAG TTCCTTGGGACAAAATCTTGCCACAAGCACTTTTGTTGGGGAAATAATTTTTGCCATTATTGTGGCAACTCTTGGACTGGTTCTGTTTGCATTGCTCATTGGTAATATGCAG AAATACCTCCAATCAACAACGGTTCGATTAGAAGAGTGGAGAATAAGGAGAACTGATACGGAACAATGGATGCATCACAGGCAACTACCTCCAGAGCTCAGACAATCTGTCCGCAGATATGATCAGTATAAGTGGGTAGCAACTCGAGGAGTCGATGAAGAAGTGTTGCTTAGAAGCCTTCCCTTGGATCTCCGAAGAGACATAAAACGTCACCTTTGCCTTGACCTCGTTCGAAGG GTTCCATTGTTTGATCAAATGGACGAAAGAATGCTAGATGCAATATGCGAGAGACTTAAACCTGCCTTGAGCACAGAAGGCACATTTCTCGTGCGAGAAGGCGACCCCGTCAATGAAATGCTATTCATAATCAGAGGTCATCTCGACTCATACACCACTAATGGTGGTAGAACTGGGTTTTTCAACTCCTGTCGTATTGGCCCAGGTGATTTCTGTGGTGAGGAGCTGCTGACTTGGGCTCTCGACCCTCGTCCAAGTGTTGTACTTCCTTCTTCCACTCGCACAGTCAAAGCCATCTCTGAGGTAGAAGCATTTGCTCTCATAGCAGAGGACTTGAAATTTGTATCCTCCCAGTTCAGAAGACTACACAGCAAACAACTGAGACACAAGTTTCGATTCTACTCGCATCAATGGCGAACATGGGCTGCATGCTTTGTTCAAGCAGCATGGCGGAGATATAAGAGACGCAAAGAGCGAGCTGAGCTCAGGGCTAGAGAGAGTTATCCAGCTACCAAAGTTGAGTCCCCGCTTTCACCACCAACGACATCAAACTTGGATTCACGCCCAGGAAACGCTAGAAGGGGATTGAATAAGCGTTGTGTGTCGGATGCTGGTGTCGTAAGCTCGTTGCAGAAGCCAGAAGAGCCTGACTTCTCCATCGTCGAGGAATAA